The Microbacterium sp. LWH7-1.2 genome window below encodes:
- a CDS encoding DUF1761 domain-containing protein, whose protein sequence is MVPEINYWAVLIATASSMVVGSIWYTPKVFGTRWAKLANVDMDRPGASAVVPIVVTVIVSFVTAWVLAGASSIAWHFYGGSYLWAALLTGVILWAGFTAARFITHDAFEGRPSSLTVLNISHELVTIVVMALIIGVWPPAGTV, encoded by the coding sequence GTGGTCCCCGAGATCAACTACTGGGCGGTGCTGATCGCGACGGCGTCGAGCATGGTCGTCGGCTCGATCTGGTACACGCCGAAGGTGTTCGGCACGCGATGGGCGAAGCTCGCGAACGTCGACATGGACCGGCCCGGCGCCAGCGCCGTCGTGCCGATCGTGGTCACCGTGATCGTCAGCTTCGTGACCGCGTGGGTGCTGGCCGGCGCCTCGTCGATCGCCTGGCACTTCTACGGCGGCAGCTACCTGTGGGCGGCGCTCCTGACGGGCGTGATCCTGTGGGCCGGGTTCACCGCGGCCCGCTTCATCACGCACGACGCGTTCGAAGGACGCCCGTCGTCGCTCACCGTGCTCAACATCTCGCACGAGCTCGTGACGATCGTCGTGATGGCGCTCATCATCGGCGTGTGGCCGCCTGCCGGTACTGTCTGA
- a CDS encoding 2-hydroxyacid dehydrogenase: MSTDTRNLVVSVPTEQLAADLGALPDNVELVVWPMDAAAPRDRFDIVVPPYMSMARVLERLEGVEVALVQGQSIGYDGVADILPKGLVFANAASVHETSTAELAVGLAIAAQRHIDAFAVDTAAGRWAPVFAQSLADRRVLLLGYGGVGKAVAARLEPFEVELTPVASRARDEDGVAVRGIDELPELLPHAEIVILTLPGGEATQGLVDDAFLSALPDGALIVNVGRGTLVDTDALVDHVRRGRIRAALDVTDPEPLPEGHALWGLPGVLIAPHVGGASSAMRPRVAKLVRAQIDRLAAGEPPVNIVLGG; the protein is encoded by the coding sequence GTGAGCACAGACACCCGGAATCTCGTCGTCAGCGTCCCCACCGAGCAGCTCGCCGCGGATCTCGGGGCCTTGCCCGACAACGTCGAACTGGTGGTGTGGCCGATGGATGCTGCGGCCCCGCGCGACCGGTTCGACATCGTGGTGCCGCCCTACATGTCGATGGCCCGCGTGCTGGAGCGTCTCGAGGGCGTCGAGGTCGCGCTCGTGCAGGGTCAGTCGATCGGCTACGACGGCGTCGCCGACATCCTGCCCAAGGGGCTGGTGTTCGCCAACGCGGCGTCGGTGCACGAGACCTCGACGGCCGAGCTCGCCGTGGGACTCGCCATCGCGGCGCAGCGGCACATCGACGCGTTCGCGGTCGACACCGCCGCCGGTCGCTGGGCTCCCGTGTTCGCCCAGAGTCTCGCCGACCGGCGCGTGCTGCTGCTCGGCTACGGCGGCGTCGGCAAGGCCGTCGCGGCGCGACTGGAGCCCTTCGAGGTCGAGCTCACCCCGGTCGCGTCGCGCGCCCGGGACGAGGACGGCGTCGCGGTGCGCGGCATCGACGAGCTGCCCGAGCTCCTCCCCCACGCCGAGATCGTGATCCTCACGCTGCCCGGAGGCGAGGCCACGCAGGGCCTCGTCGACGACGCGTTCCTATCGGCGCTGCCCGACGGCGCGCTCATCGTGAACGTCGGCCGTGGCACCCTCGTCGACACCGATGCGCTCGTCGACCACGTGCGCCGCGGACGCATCCGCGCCGCTCTCGACGTCACCGACCCCGAGCCGCTCCCGGAGGGGCACGCGCTGTGGGGCCTTCCCGGCGTGCTCATCGCCCCGCACGTCGGCGGCGCGTCGAGCGCGATGCGCCCCCGGGTCGCGAAGCTGGTGCGCGCGCAGATCGATCGCCTCGCCGCCGGCGAGCCCCCGGTCAACATCGTCCTCGGCGGCTGA
- a CDS encoding NTP transferase domain-containing protein encodes MPVCGIVLAAGAGTRYGLPKGLARTPDGTPWVARATAMLHAGGCDGAVVVVGARGREVARLVPADARVVVAPDWAVGLSAALRAGLEAVGDVDVAVVTPVDTPDAAPQAVTRVLRALGPVPRDGLARAVYGGRPGHPVAIGANHLPSMIGGLTGDRGARAYLAGHGAAEIECADLWSGADIDAP; translated from the coding sequence ATGCCGGTGTGCGGCATCGTTCTCGCGGCGGGAGCCGGCACGCGCTACGGCTTGCCGAAGGGGCTCGCCCGCACGCCGGACGGAACGCCCTGGGTCGCGCGGGCGACCGCCATGCTGCACGCGGGCGGGTGCGACGGGGCCGTCGTCGTGGTCGGCGCGCGGGGTCGCGAGGTGGCCCGGCTCGTCCCCGCCGACGCGCGGGTCGTCGTCGCGCCCGACTGGGCCGTCGGCCTGTCGGCAGCCCTCCGCGCGGGGCTCGAGGCGGTGGGCGACGTCGACGTCGCGGTCGTCACACCGGTGGATACTCCGGATGCTGCGCCCCAGGCGGTCACGCGGGTGCTCCGTGCGCTCGGGCCGGTGCCGCGGGACGGCCTGGCCCGAGCGGTGTACGGGGGGCGTCCCGGTCACCCGGTCGCGATCGGCGCGAACCACCTGCCGTCGATGATCGGCGGCCTCACGGGGGACCGCGGTGCGCGTGCGTACCTGGCGGGCCATGGCGCTGCGGAGATCGAGTGCGCCGACCTGTGGTCAGGCGCCGACATCGACGCTCCGTGA
- a CDS encoding XdhC family protein, with product MLELARDLLPLLRSGVPLAAVTVTRVARSAPRGSGATMAVTADGRVIGSISGGCVEGDAVLLAHHARVTGRPQTACLGFSDDAAHAAGLACGGSVDVVAYPVPPEDRDRVIDSLEAAMAGRGVTIGVVLSGASAGQAMDERMLHLAVASDALAPAIGARDSLVLPRAYAGHDVLAISSAPRPRLILLGAGEHAAALCRVATAAGFAVEVCDVWPTLVTRERFPDAVRLVAELPQDYLAGLGPETLDARTAICVLTHDERVDVPSLQAALALPVGFVGAMGARATVARRAALLQERGVPEDDLARVHSPLGLDLGGSTPEETAVSVLAEIISARHGGSGAALRERSGPLHRRAATAAPSAAPDVDASPADPVEVAARSCAASDVPFPAGATGAS from the coding sequence ATGCTCGAGCTCGCCCGCGACCTGCTGCCGCTCTTGCGCAGCGGCGTCCCTCTCGCGGCGGTCACCGTCACGCGGGTCGCGCGCAGCGCGCCGCGAGGCTCAGGCGCGACGATGGCGGTCACCGCCGACGGGCGGGTGATCGGATCGATCTCGGGCGGCTGCGTCGAGGGCGACGCCGTGCTGCTCGCCCACCACGCCCGCGTCACCGGTCGCCCCCAGACGGCGTGCCTGGGGTTCTCGGACGACGCCGCCCACGCCGCCGGGCTCGCGTGCGGCGGAAGCGTGGACGTCGTCGCCTATCCGGTGCCTCCGGAGGATCGGGATCGGGTCATCGACTCCCTCGAGGCGGCCATGGCCGGGCGCGGCGTGACGATCGGAGTGGTGCTGTCGGGGGCGTCCGCAGGGCAGGCGATGGACGAACGGATGCTGCATCTCGCGGTCGCCTCCGACGCCCTGGCCCCGGCGATCGGGGCGCGCGACTCGCTCGTCCTGCCCCGTGCGTACGCGGGGCACGACGTGCTCGCAATCTCGTCGGCGCCGCGCCCGCGGCTCATCCTTCTCGGGGCCGGCGAGCACGCCGCGGCGCTCTGCCGTGTGGCGACGGCGGCCGGCTTCGCGGTCGAGGTGTGCGACGTGTGGCCGACGCTCGTGACGCGCGAGCGGTTTCCCGATGCCGTACGACTCGTGGCCGAGCTCCCGCAGGACTATCTCGCCGGGCTCGGCCCGGAGACGCTCGACGCCCGCACCGCGATCTGCGTCCTGACGCATGACGAGCGCGTGGACGTGCCCTCCCTCCAGGCCGCGCTCGCGCTCCCCGTCGGCTTCGTGGGAGCGATGGGCGCGCGGGCGACCGTCGCCCGCCGCGCCGCGCTGCTGCAGGAGCGGGGCGTTCCCGAGGACGATCTGGCCCGCGTGCATTCGCCCCTCGGACTGGACCTCGGCGGGTCCACTCCGGAGGAGACCGCGGTGTCGGTGCTCGCCGAGATCATCTCGGCCCGCCACGGCGGAAGCGGGGCGGCGCTGCGGGAACGGTCGGGCCCGCTCCACCGGCGTGCGGCCACCGCCGCCCCTTCGGCCGCGCCCGATGTCGACGCGTCCCCCGCGGACCCCGTCGAGGTCGCCGCGCGTTCGTGCGCAGCATCCGACGTCCCCTTCCCGGCCGGAGCCACAGGAGCCTCATGA